The genomic window ACAAATAGAACCACGGGATGTTTTTCAATTACTGAAATAACATTAAATTTTACATTTCCTATCGCTGTAAACGACACCGAACTTACGGCTTGCGACGATGATTTTAACCTTTCCGAAGAGTTTGATTTAACCACTGCTATTCCGGCTATGTTAGCCGATACTATAGGGCTTGACATTACTTATTATTCAGATGAAGTAGGCGCACAAACTGCTAATACAGCTTTTCTAATTTCAACCCCCGAAAATCATAATACAGCTTCAGAAACCGATAATATTTTTGTTAGATTCGATAATCCATTAACCGGCTGTTTCTCTATAGGTCGCGTTATTTTAAAAGTACTCGCCACACCTAAATTAATTGATAGTAGCCATACTATTTGCGATACCGATTTCGACGGGTTTTTCACGCTAGACTTAAATGATTTGAACGCATTAATTATCCAAGATCAAACGAATCTAGTGTTCACATACTTCACCTCATTCTCAAATGCTGAAAATGAAACCGGAGCTATTTCTAACACGACAAATTATGCCATTCCAAATGATAATCATACTGTATATATTCGAGTGGAAAATCAATTTGGTTGTTGGGCTGTTGCCGCAGTTAATATTAGTATTAGAACATCGACCAATGTTAATACTGTCACCGAAACTTTAGAAGCCTGTGACGATGATTTAAACAATTACTCCTTTTTCGATTTAACGTCTTTTGAAAACTTATTCACTACCGAAATTGGAGTCACTTTTAGATATTTCAATACTAGAATGGATGCTAATTTGGAGCAAAACCAAATTCCGAATCCAACAGTACATCAAAATGTAAATCCAAATTCGCAAACTATTTTTGTTCGAGTGTCTGTTTCCGATAAATGTGATAATATTACGAGTTTCAATATTGAGACTATTCATATTACACCACCAACATTAACAAAAGCAACCTTTTGCGCGGGCACTTCTGTGGTTTTAGATATGGGGCCAAATTACTCAACATACATCTGGAGCACAACAGGGACTGCGCAATCCATTGAAATTTCCGTTGCAGGAACTTACAGTGTAACTTTAGAAGATAGCGATGGCTGTATTGGTACATTTGATGTTGAAGTTGAAGAGTTACCTCTACCAAACGTGATTGCAACATCAATTACAGAATGTGATTATACAGGTATTGCCGATGGATTAATGCAATTTAATCTTCATGATTATGACGATCAAGTTACAGGCAACAACAGCAACGTTACAACTCACTTCTACTTATCACAAAGTGCATTAGACAATGATTCCAACGAACAAAGCGCAACGTTTACAAACACAACAAATCCGCAAACCATTTACGTAAAAGTTATTGATAATACTACCGGTTGTTTCGATTCTACAACGCTTACCTTAAATAGTAGTTTTATAGAATTAACGCCAAATACTTATGAAATTTGCGATACCGATTTCAATGGTAATTACAGCTTTAACCTTACTGAATTAAACACTTTAGTAATTGCAAACACCACTAACCTAGCTTTTGAATATTACAATTCGAAAACCAATGCCGAAAACCAAAACGGAGCACTTTCCGGCATTTATACCATCCCGAATAATAACCATGATGTTTATGTTCGAGTAGAAAACAATTTAGGTTGTGCTTATATCACTTCCGTGGAAATACAACACAGAGTAGACACTTCCGTGGAAACGGTTACTGAAATACTAGAATCTTGTGATGATGATTTAGATGATTATGCTATATTCGATTTAACGGCTTTCGAAAACTTATTTACTTCAGAAATTGGAGCTACTTTTAGATATTTCAATACCAGAATAGATGCTAATTTGGAGCAAAACCAAATTCCAAATCCAACAATACACCAAAACGTAAATCCAAATTCGCAAACTGTTTTTGTTCGAGTGTCTGTTCCCGATAAATGTGATAATATTACGAGTTTCAACATTGAGACTATTCATATTACACCACCAACATTAACAAAAGCAACCTTTTGCGCGGGCACTTCTGTGGTTTTAGATATGGGGCCAAATTACTCAACATATACCTGGAACAGGACAGAAACCACGCAATCCATTGAAGTTTCCGTTGCAGGAACGTACAACGTAACTTTAGAAGACAGCGATGGCTGTATTGGTACATTTGATGTTGAAGTTGAAGAGTTACCTCTACCAAACGTAATTTCAACCTCTATTACAGAATGTGATTATACAGATATTGCCGATGGATTAATGCAATTTAATCTTCATGATTATGACGATCAAGTTACAGCAAACAACACCAACGTTACAACTCACTTCTACTTATCGCAAAGCGAATTAGACAGTGATTCCAACGAACAAAGCGCAACGTTTACAAACACTACAAATCCGCAAACCATTTACGTAAAAGTAGTTGATAACTCTACCGGTTGCTTCGATTCTACAACGCTTACCTTAAATAGTAGCTTTATAGAATTAACGCCAGCCATACTATATGTTTGTGATGAATTAAATTCTGAAGACGGATTAAACACCTTCGATTTAAGCTTAGCGTCTCCTCAAGTTTTAATAAATTCAACTGAAAATTTTGATGTCGCTTATTATGACACCTATCAAAATGCAGAACAGCAACTAGATATATTAGCAAATAATTATCAAAATACAGAGGCTTATTCTCAAACCATTTACGCTCGTGTTGAAAATAACGAAGGTTGTTCTTATATTGAAGAAGTTCTACTAGTTGTAAATAGCTTACCAAATATTGAAGTTACTCATGAAACTATTTATTGTCTAAACATCTACCCTGAAACCATCACCTTAGATGCTGGTTTAATTACGGGTTCTACAAATAATTTCACTTATTTATGGAACACAAACGAGACAACTCCGGAAATTGAAATTAACGAAGTTGGATCATATAACGTAACTGTAACATCTTTAGAAGGTTGTTCGAAAACAAGAGATATTATTGTTTCACCTTCAACTATACCAACCATTGATCGCGTAGATATTATAGATGCTATGGACATACAAACTGTTACTGTTTATCTTAACGAGAATAGTATTGGAGACAATGAATATGCTATAGACAGCGAATTTGGACCATACCAAGACAGTAATATATTTAATAATGTAGAAGGCGGATTGCACACCATTTACGTTAGAGATAAAAATGGTTGTGGTATAGATTCTGAAAAAATTTCGGTTATTAGTATCCCTAAATTCTTTACTCCAAATGGAGATGGCTTTCATGATACATGGCAGCCTTTGGGCATATCTAGAGAATTCCAAACAGATGTTTCTATTTACATTTATGATAGGTACGGAAAACTATTAAATATTTTAGATCCTTTTGGTCCAGGATGGGATGGTACTTTTAAAGGTTATCCAATGCCATCTTCTGATTATTGGTATACCGTTGATTTCCAAGAACTTTTTAGCCAAAAACATCGTCAATTTAAAGGCCATTTTACTTTAAAACGATAAAAATCAATCATTTAAATCCTTCTTAAAATATATAAAAATATAATTTTTTAAATATTTCATTCACAATAAAATTCACAGCTACATATTAAAGCAATTATTGCTTACATTTGTAGTACAACAAAAAAAACA from Algibacter sp. L1A34 includes these protein-coding regions:
- a CDS encoding T9SS type B sorting domain-containing protein, producing MWHYRSLLISLILPTILFSQNITPSIEISDAGGLTDILVDCDYPTDADRCFVLQANYTTIYETTSYEVNSIPFTNLSGLTNENSVTVSADDKWSSVLPLPFDFCFYNEGFNSFILGDNGLISFNTTLALADSPYFSGSLPNSSMPTNAIFGAYHDLTNDNNVFGCTDDPSTPENECGEIKTYTTGTAPQRTFVISYENLNHFNCENTRSTTQIVLYETSNIIDVYIKDKPINCETTSGAYRKNALIGIQNEDGTSATTPTDRNSGIWSATNEAWRFTPNGIPTTVVQWRDASDTLIATGDQITICPEESTSYTARVTYDMCIGTDVILEDTIDITIDFSYPIAIDNVQTVCDINLVGEETIDLTTYAPLMVGTQTGLVLNYYNSPDDAKNETNPIPTPENYLLTTSTENIYVRLQRGVGCFDVGTLTVNLEELATSQLSQISECDVDNDNSEIITFSDYTTQIIGSQSSATLSYHLNQNEAENNLNPQTNLTAANGDSVFVRLTLQPDESCPNIVEIPIVLNPVPVVAPIEVTLCSNIAIYNLTQHEIDVQSNNAAALNFSYHLYESWADRNIYPFDPDATSNPIDPEVYRLNSASQIWVRSYTSNGCVEVFPINFTYIDGVTVQNDNQVSTGTIFDLTTSINDMVTDLTGITVQYYDSENGAQIQDPSSLISDPANFGVTNPETEVFVVFTNTDSGCITIGSIELESVGFSGGAIDGDFQICDTDNDSEELVTLSAYDDSLISSFDDSRYMVVTYHILETDANANTGAITEINITTPTTLYARIALVFEGTELDFTVEEVNLDFQTTILLNPVLTTICDEFGNNREVHDITQYEDDITTETGAIFEYEDIYGRDINSPETYNIIGPTRVINVFVTTPDGCTTETDITFDFYPIITTNDAEIQACDSNNNNEELINLNDALPDVNTNFIDYEASFYNTEAEAETGDPTTQIPTPENYLATSNHSVFVRLYNTTTTCYNTAEIEITIVSIPELQSNMLSLCDFENNGIENNVDLSNFNSEIIGTQNNIDLTYYNSLDNANNKNTPITTANITNTTTLFVNLSAPDGCDISGAINFSLISAPVVNNIDVTVCDNFTDGSEYYDLRLSHNAIISDPINHTFRYFTSENNAINNSGAISYRYLITSVPETIYVRVTNRTTGCFSITEITLNFTFPIAVNDTELTACDDDFNLSEEFDLTTAIPAMLADTIGLDITYYSDEVGAQTANTAFLISTPENHNTASETDNIFVRFDNPLTGCFSIGRVILKVLATPKLIDSSHTICDTDFDGFFTLDLNDLNALIIQDQTNLVFTYFTSFSNAENETGAISNTTNYAIPNDNHTVYIRVENQFGCWAVAAVNISIRTSTNVNTVTETLEACDDDLNNYSFFDLTSFENLFTTEIGVTFRYFNTRMDANLEQNQIPNPTVHQNVNPNSQTIFVRVSVSDKCDNITSFNIETIHITPPTLTKATFCAGTSVVLDMGPNYSTYIWSTTGTAQSIEISVAGTYSVTLEDSDGCIGTFDVEVEELPLPNVIATSITECDYTGIADGLMQFNLHDYDDQVTGNNSNVTTHFYLSQSALDNDSNEQSATFTNTTNPQTIYVKVIDNTTGCFDSTTLTLNSSFIELTPNTYEICDTDFNGNYSFNLTELNTLVIANTTNLAFEYYNSKTNAENQNGALSGIYTIPNNNHDVYVRVENNLGCAYITSVEIQHRVDTSVETVTEILESCDDDLDDYAIFDLTAFENLFTSEIGATFRYFNTRIDANLEQNQIPNPTIHQNVNPNSQTVFVRVSVPDKCDNITSFNIETIHITPPTLTKATFCAGTSVVLDMGPNYSTYTWNRTETTQSIEVSVAGTYNVTLEDSDGCIGTFDVEVEELPLPNVISTSITECDYTDIADGLMQFNLHDYDDQVTANNTNVTTHFYLSQSELDSDSNEQSATFTNTTNPQTIYVKVVDNSTGCFDSTTLTLNSSFIELTPAILYVCDELNSEDGLNTFDLSLASPQVLINSTENFDVAYYDTYQNAEQQLDILANNYQNTEAYSQTIYARVENNEGCSYIEEVLLVVNSLPNIEVTHETIYCLNIYPETITLDAGLITGSTNNFTYLWNTNETTPEIEINEVGSYNVTVTSLEGCSKTRDIIVSPSTIPTIDRVDIIDAMDIQTVTVYLNENSIGDNEYAIDSEFGPYQDSNIFNNVEGGLHTIYVRDKNGCGIDSEKISVISIPKFFTPNGDGFHDTWQPLGISREFQTDVSIYIYDRYGKLLNILDPFGPGWDGTFKGYPMPSSDYWYTVDFQELFSQKHRQFKGHFTLKR